A genomic stretch from Deinococcus wulumuqiensis R12 includes:
- a CDS encoding TrkH family potassium uptake protein, whose product MLLFLLLGTLGLLSPAAHRGALSWVDALLLATSAVCTTGLSSVNVAEVLTPAGQLWLTALIEFGALALLVLAFGFVGLGRGSVVARARASQELGMGAGQDFRGLLRRVLGLALGIQAAGFLLLLPDMVQLEGAEQGTRYALMHAVMAFGNSGFGMWPDGAARLNVLSLSTLMVLVILGGIGFVALDELERHWRGRLRHDIRSPRLSTQTKVGLKVTAFLLVTGAILFAALEWNRPGTLGGMDVGRRVLHATFQTTVTRSAGFATLDYGQFAAPTLLLVMVLMFVGGNPGSTAGGIKTTTAAVLLAATRAVLTGKGDVELGGRRVSMSLLMRSLTVVTLALLAVGGGTLALMLTDSGQRPIALAFEAVSAFTTSGLSVNLTGQLSDAGKLVLVVLMFLGRVGFLSLLLAFRPAQPPYVRLPEEKEFTVG is encoded by the coding sequence GTGCTGCTCTTCTTGCTGCTGGGCACGCTGGGCCTGCTCAGCCCCGCCGCGCACCGTGGGGCACTGAGCTGGGTGGACGCGCTGCTGCTCGCCACGAGTGCGGTGTGTACCACCGGCCTGAGCAGCGTGAACGTGGCCGAGGTGCTGACCCCTGCTGGGCAACTGTGGCTCACGGCGCTGATTGAGTTCGGCGCACTGGCCCTCCTGGTACTGGCCTTTGGCTTCGTGGGGCTGGGGCGCGGCAGTGTGGTGGCCCGCGCCCGCGCTTCTCAGGAACTGGGTATGGGCGCGGGGCAGGACTTCCGGGGCCTCCTGCGGCGGGTGCTGGGGCTGGCGCTGGGGATTCAGGCGGCAGGGTTTTTGCTGCTGTTGCCGGATATGGTTCAGCTTGAAGGCGCTGAGCAGGGCACCCGTTATGCCCTGATGCACGCAGTGATGGCCTTTGGGAATTCGGGCTTTGGCATGTGGCCGGATGGCGCGGCCCGCCTGAATGTCCTTTCACTGTCTACCCTGATGGTATTGGTCATCCTCGGTGGCATCGGATTCGTCGCGCTGGACGAGCTGGAGCGGCACTGGCGCGGACGGTTGCGCCATGACATTCGCTCCCCGCGCCTCTCTACCCAGACCAAGGTGGGACTGAAGGTGACGGCTTTTTTGCTAGTCACAGGGGCCATTCTCTTCGCCGCGCTGGAATGGAACCGGCCCGGCACGCTGGGAGGTATGGATGTCGGGAGAAGAGTCCTGCACGCTACCTTCCAGACCACCGTGACCCGTTCGGCAGGATTCGCCACGCTGGACTACGGACAGTTTGCCGCGCCTACCTTGCTGCTGGTGATGGTGCTGATGTTCGTCGGTGGGAATCCCGGCTCCACGGCGGGCGGCATCAAGACCACCACCGCCGCTGTGCTACTGGCGGCCACCCGCGCTGTGCTGACTGGCAAGGGGGATGTGGAACTGGGCGGGCGGCGCGTCTCCATGTCGCTGCTGATGCGCTCACTCACGGTGGTCACGCTGGCGCTGCTTGCCGTTGGGGGCGGCACATTGGCGCTGATGCTCACCGACAGCGGGCAGCGGCCTATCGCGCTGGCCTTTGAAGCGGTGAGCGCCTTTACCACGTCCGGCCTCAGCGTGAACCTGACCGGACAACTCTCCGACGCGGGCAAGCTGGTACTGGTGGTGCTGATGTTTCTGGGGCGGGTGGGTTTCCTGAGTCTGCTGCTGGCGTTTCGCCCGGCCCAGCCGCCATATGTGCGCCTGCCAGAAGAGAAAGAGTTCACGGTGGGCTGA
- a CDS encoding sensor histidine kinase has translation MAQLTTRQVMRELFPPPKFPLSERTVWGVSLSLLLVVLVLDIATPASFAVGTVLSAAVALAALGESKRAVWPLTALAIGANVLAGVWNGTRDGVEEYHLANRAVSILTVLLVGYLTYRAREASEQTAALKEEERQLEREKARRQLAEDLGGPLGQAEFVERAAAALQRLTGASSVEIGAVDRAMLAQPYALSLAPDLNPAERPSRLNTRIPLEFLAHPVGAGDVWATDGGGVYLARLRRPTDGDLLLILAAPQTPPGLTTLAIRTLQPLLERTALLDDLRRNQEQLAERGELLRDLVYAFSHDLRTPLLANAMNMRAALKGAYGELPAPYRATLTNGLEANETLLNLADQLLSVAKFESGEAEGEEPEVVRLRETVLSVVNDLNPRAEAKSVTVETDLSGVTVLGRKHDLRRAVQNLVDNAIKFSPSGGTVTVQLTGDGDEAILSVQDSGPGIPAERLPRLFQRFRGGGAGSGSGLGLYLTRRIAEAHGGSVRYSRTARAQSQFILSLPEHHA, from the coding sequence ATGGCCCAGCTCACCACCCGCCAAGTCATGCGCGAACTCTTTCCGCCGCCCAAATTTCCCCTCAGTGAGCGGACAGTCTGGGGCGTCTCGCTTTCTCTGCTCCTGGTGGTCTTGGTGCTGGACATCGCCACGCCCGCATCCTTCGCGGTGGGAACAGTGCTCAGCGCGGCAGTGGCACTGGCGGCACTGGGCGAGTCCAAGCGGGCGGTGTGGCCGCTGACCGCCCTGGCGATAGGGGCGAACGTGCTGGCTGGAGTCTGGAACGGCACCCGCGACGGGGTGGAGGAATATCACCTCGCCAACCGCGCCGTGAGTATCCTGACTGTGCTACTGGTGGGCTACCTGACCTACCGGGCGCGGGAAGCCTCCGAGCAGACGGCGGCCCTGAAGGAAGAAGAGCGCCAGCTAGAGCGCGAAAAAGCCCGCCGTCAACTGGCCGAAGACCTGGGCGGGCCGCTGGGTCAGGCCGAGTTCGTGGAGCGGGCAGCGGCGGCATTGCAGCGCCTGACGGGGGCCAGCAGCGTGGAAATCGGCGCGGTAGACCGAGCGATGCTGGCCCAGCCGTATGCGCTCTCACTGGCCCCAGACCTGAACCCCGCCGAGCGCCCCAGCCGCCTGAATACCCGTATTCCGCTGGAGTTTCTGGCGCATCCAGTAGGCGCGGGGGACGTGTGGGCCACAGATGGGGGAGGGGTTTACCTCGCCCGCCTACGCCGCCCCACCGACGGGGACTTGCTGCTGATTCTGGCTGCCCCGCAAACCCCGCCTGGCCTGACCACCCTCGCCATTCGGACACTTCAACCGCTGCTGGAGCGCACGGCCCTGCTGGACGACCTACGGCGCAATCAAGAGCAGTTGGCCGAGCGCGGTGAACTGCTGCGTGACCTTGTCTATGCCTTCAGCCACGACCTCCGTACGCCTCTCTTGGCAAATGCCATGAACATGCGGGCTGCGCTAAAAGGAGCTTACGGCGAGTTGCCTGCTCCTTATCGCGCCACGCTGACCAACGGCCTTGAGGCCAACGAAACCTTGCTCAACTTGGCCGACCAACTGCTGAGCGTCGCCAAGTTTGAGAGTGGGGAGGCAGAAGGTGAGGAACCCGAAGTCGTGCGCCTACGCGAGACTGTACTGAGCGTGGTCAACGACCTGAACCCCCGCGCCGAGGCCAAAAGTGTCACAGTAGAGACTGACCTGAGCGGCGTAACCGTCCTGGGCCGCAAGCATGACCTGCGCCGCGCCGTGCAGAACCTGGTGGACAACGCCATCAAGTTCAGTCCGTCTGGCGGCACGGTGACAGTGCAACTCACGGGTGACGGCGACGAGGCCATTCTCAGTGTGCAAGACAGCGGCCCCGGCATTCCCGCCGAGCGGCTCCCCCGGCTGTTTCAGCGGTTTCGGGGAGGTGGGGCAGGGAGCGGCAGCGGCCTGGGCCTGTACCTCACCCGCCGGATTGCCGAGGCCCACGGCGGCAGCGTGCGCTACAGCCGCACCGCGCGGGCGCAAAGCCAGTTCATCCTCTCGCTGCCGGAGCACCATGCCTGA
- a CDS encoding response regulator, whose protein sequence is MPDPVRILLVEDHAFTRDGLRATLGLEDDLKVVAEARSGEEALEVLALHPVDVAVVDIGLPGIDGIATAREIKGRWPTVRIVMLTAHDLREEVFASLASGADAYCLKSASPELLLLAIRAAAAGSAYLDPQVAHHVLGGVRLPEAQSPLTPRELDILKLIADGLPNKDIAERLNVSVSTVKLHVQDILVKLQAADRTQAAVKALRAGLF, encoded by the coding sequence ATGCCTGACCCAGTCCGCATCCTGCTCGTGGAAGACCACGCCTTCACCCGTGACGGCCTGCGGGCGACGCTGGGGCTGGAAGATGACCTGAAGGTGGTGGCCGAGGCCCGTAGTGGAGAGGAAGCCCTAGAGGTACTGGCCCTGCATCCGGTAGATGTGGCGGTGGTGGACATTGGCCTCCCTGGAATAGACGGCATTGCTACGGCCCGCGAAATCAAGGGGCGCTGGCCTACCGTCCGTATCGTGATGCTGACTGCCCATGACCTGCGTGAAGAGGTCTTTGCATCACTGGCTTCGGGTGCAGATGCCTACTGCCTCAAATCGGCCAGCCCGGAACTATTACTGCTGGCGATTCGGGCGGCGGCGGCGGGCAGCGCCTACCTTGACCCACAAGTGGCCCATCACGTTCTGGGCGGCGTGCGGCTCCCTGAAGCCCAGTCGCCACTCACTCCCCGCGAACTGGATATTCTCAAGCTCATTGCCGATGGCTTACCCAACAAAGATATTGCCGAGCGGCTGAATGTCAGCGTCAGTACGGTCAAACTGCATGTACAGGATATTCTGGTGAAGTTGCAAGCCGCAGATAGGACTCAAGCAGCGGTGAAGGCACTGCGGGCGGGGTTGTTTTAG